The window TCATAGATTATTTCCAGTTCTTTAATGTTACTTTCAAAAGTTCATGATTATTTTACTGAAAAGAAATGTGCATTTTATTAACATACATgttcgatgatgaaagtcccacgtcgcctaatttagggaatgatcatgggtttataaacaaataatactctatccattggtacgaggccttttgcgaaatcccaaagcaaagtcatgagagcttatactcaaagtggacaatatcataccattgtggagagttgtgttcgtctaacatggtcttagagtcatgctctaaacttagtcgtgctaATAGATTAGTAAgtcttcaaatgtcgaacaaagaactccaaaagaaaaagaagtcaacCCTCCTCGAATGTGTggcttttaattttgtaggtCTTTTGTAATCATAAACTTACATCTTCATGACCATTCTCATTCGGATGTGGACTCGATTCATTAATGTACATCTATTTACTTGTGTGTCACATGCCCGTCAGCCTATGCTACTAGGAGACTTTTCACTCCCAAAACCACTGTGCTACTAGGAGACTTTTTacactgataccatttgtaatactGTTAGTTCCTAAACCACTATGCTATTAGGAGACTTTTCACTCTGATACGGTCTCTAATACTTATAtgctcaaaatttaaattataatttggaaTCTGAATTCGACACAAAATTAGCGGTTTTGTGTTATTTCTTCCGGAATTCGTAATGGAAAGGATAAGGTCGGGAtatagagattaaaaaaaaaaaaaagaaaattttggaaaatagaagaaaaaacaaaagaatatttacattttacaGTCAGCTCTCGGCTCTCAGCAGCAGCTGAGTTGTGACAGTAGCCACGtggatatttgaaatttaccAGGCAAGCATCCGAAAAATGTCCTGTCACTATTGTTTGAACTCGTCAAACCGCCCACATTCGCAAGTGGCGGCCACGTAAATCAACTCGCCGACCAATCAACCACGTCAGCACTCAATTTGAAATCGACGACCGGACACCACCACGACTGCAGCAGTTGCGAATCCGCCGGAGCTCCTCCACGATCTCCTTGGCGTTGGGGCGGTCGTCCTTGTCCGCCGCCACACACCGGAAAGCCAGCTCTGCCATTGCCTCAACGCCGTTGATTACCTCGCCGTCGATACCCAAAACAGAGTCCACCACCTGATGAAGCTGACCCATTTGGATCTTCGACACGACCAGATCCGCCAACGtcatttctcttctctctcgaCTCTGATCCACCGCTTTTAAACCAGAAATCAGCTCCAACAACACCACTCCAAAGCTGTACACGTCACTCTTCTCCGTCAACCGGAACGACCGGTGATAATCCGGATCCAAGTAACCGGGTGTCCCCTGAGGTCCGGTGCAGACATACCCAGATGAAGCCGACGTAGTGTCTGAAAAAACCAACAGCCTCGAAAGCCCAAAATCCCCAACTTTGATTCTCATATCTTTCTCCATAAAAATGTTCGAAGAGGTAATGTCTCTGTGAACAATCGGCGGCACCACAGAGAAATGCAAATACTCCATAGCCATGGCGATTTGCAGAGCAATATCAATCCTTACTTGCCATGACAGAGATCCCTTCCGGTACAAGCTATTACAACCATGGAGATGGTCGGCAAGCGTCCCATTTGGTACATAATCATAAACAAGAATAAGCCCTCTTGGGTCGCTACAATACCCATGTAACCTAACAAGATTCGGGTGattaattgaagaaagaatCAAGATTTCGTTACAGAACGACTTGGTGAAGAACGCCCTGCCGGAAGGAGCGGCGGCGTGGTGCTTGTGAAGATACTTCACCGCCACTAATCGTCCATCGTTGAGCTGACCCAAATACACAGACCCAAATCCGCCGTCGCCCAGTTTCCTCTTCGGGTCGAATCGATTCGTTGAGGATTCTAATTCTTCGTAGGGGAAAACCGGCGGGAGAAGATTAGGTGAACGATGACGACTGAGGAACTGGGCTGTCGGGTCTACTTCAATGGCGAGAGATCTCAACCATCTCGACCGGAAAAAAGCCGTCGTGACGGCGACAACCAGTAACAAGCACATCAACGCAAAAACAGAGGAGAAAATAGCGATTCTATTAGGATATGTATATCGAGTTTGAGCATGATAGCAAATGAAATGCCTATCTGGGTCTGATGAATTAAAGCCGCAAACACCATTTTTAGCTTTACAATCAGTACACTTAATAAAGAAAGGATCTTGATCTGTATCCCACTCGATTTCAAGCCCCAATCTAAGAATCCTGTCTAAATACTCCAACACCTCGCCTTGACAACCTTGCTCCAAGAACGACTGATGCTGAACGCCACATCCATGGAGCAAATTAAGTGGCTTCTTAATAAGACTACACTCCCACGGACAATGACTGCAGTTGGGAAGATGCGGCGGCGAACAGGGGATGAGAAGAGAGAGCCGAGAACAATACCCATCTGAGATTCGGAACGGAGAGCCAGAGAGATTAATCGAACGGCTGGGAATAGAACTGAAACGAGATAAACAGCGGTGGTTCGATCCATGGGAAGTGGAGGTGGCATTGTGTGGAAGAGGGGAAAGAAGGAGGGTAGTGGAGGTCGTATTGAAGCTcagaagagaaaaggaaatccCATTAATGGTGAGAACAGAGTGAGGAGAAGAGCAGCGCACCTGAAAAGAAGGATGGCCGTGACCGGGAAGAgatgaaaatgggaaaacGGGGTTGGAAGAGAACGGTGGACATGGAGAGATGGAAGGGTCGGCGGTGGAAAACAGAGGAGAGAGGTGGAGGAGGAACAGAACGACGGCGGAGACAGTAACAGAGGAGGGTGGAGAAGGCATGGAAACATGAGAATGGAGAGAAATGGAAGGGGAAGGAGATCCAAATCTGAAAGGCAAAGGAAAGGGAGTGGAAATGGGGACAGTGAAAGGTCACGTGAAGGCAAAGGAGGGGTTTTGGAatggaaagaaacaaaagaaaagcttTAAAAGCAGAGCAGGTCTTGCTGCTGTGAGCTCTGCGCCTACAAACCCCAAACTTCAAAGTTTCTTGCTTGTTTCTTTCCTcattgcttttgcttttgcttttgcttttgcttttgctttttgGTTTCTGTGTCAATTTTTTCTCATAGCTTTTGCTCAAACTGTTGACCTAACTCATTTTGGGGGTAAACATgtgggggagagagagagagagaggcccttttgaattttgtggACAACTTTTTTTCAAACGTTTGAATTTACCATTTTGCCCTtttgaacacaaaaaaatgttttgaatgtGAATTATAATCATTTCTAGAATGGAGGGAAATATGAGATGAGCTCATTCAATTTAGCCCTCCATTTGCTACCTTTCTTTGTGTACTTTTCTAGCCCTTTGTACcgtcggttggagaaaggaatgaaacATCTAttgtaagggtgtgtaaacctctgttcaacaaacgcattttaaaaccatgaaattcacggcgatatgtaatagGTCAAAGGGGACATATATATTAGTGGTGGGCTGGTacagttacaaatgatatcaaagtcaaagAACAGGTCGTGTGCTAACAAGAACATCAATTCCATTAACAAGCCGAtcaacttggttggccttacaTACTAACAGCTGTAGGGAGCATAAAATTAGCAACtctaaaaataggaaaaacaACAGCACACTTATTAATTGAGTGGGTCGACCATTCCCAGAGGAGTGGACATCTGATGGTCGACATCAACCGTAGAAGAAAGGTCTAGTATGACCATCTTTAACACACTGACTTCGTTAGACAagatgtgtcaacgaggatgttgggtctcgaatggggtgaattgtgaggttttacattagttggagaagagaataaAGCATTTAGAGGCAGATTgtaagattccacatcgatttggttggagaagggaacgaagcacttgaaggtggattgtgagattccacattaattggagaagagaacgaaacattttgtATATGGGTATAAACCTCTCCTTGACAAACACGTTTCAAAATTGTAAAACTaacggtgatacataacgagccaaaacatacaatatctAGTAGTAGCACTGTTACATCACTAGATACACACCATCTGGTATCGTATTCAATTTCCATGAAAATATCTAGTTAATTATACGttgaaatttttagaatacataaatcattaatacccggaaaaagaaagaattttgagcattaattaaaaactagGAGACATGCATGCTCTCACCATTCATTTGTTGGGGACCCTATTTAATGTGGAACCCCTTTTAATTGCTATCTATCTACGCATTGCAACTTGGACTAAAACAATACAATTTTGTCACGTATCCCATATTattatgtaattatatttattgccTAAAGCAATCATTAAATGATATTGCGATATTACGCATGTACCCTCAGCcacaaacataataataataataataataataaaatataacttaaacaaaaattttaaattttattacgtACCCTCGCCTTCGGAGCCGCCATGGCCGGTACGTCTCTGCCACGGAGTTCAATTTTCTACTCGGTGCGCCGGGGAAGAAGGCGCTGCAAACGAAGCATGGAAAACTTGCCGCCTAAAGCGACGGCGATCAGGTGAAATTGGGGAGTTAGTGCGGCATTTATTTGTGTTTGATAATggtcatggatttataagtgagaaatactatctgGTATGAGGTGTTTTGGGaaatccaaagcaaagtcatgagcgtttatgctcaaagggataatatcataccattgtggagagtcgtattcgtctaacatggtatcagagtcatgccctaaatttagtcgtgccaatagattggtaaatcctcaaatgtcgaacaaataactccaaaagaaagacAGTCGAGCCTCCTCTAAGGcctagtaaaaaatgactaagactccaaaagaaaaaggagtcaagcctcgattaaggggagtcgtactttgttcgaggagaggtgTTAAATGATGAAAgtgtcgagcctcgattaaggggaggtgtactttgttcgaggggaggtgttggatgatgaaagtctcgcATCTGCTAATTTAGTGaatgatcatagatttataagtgaggaatacttataaagtcatgagagcttatgctcaaagtagacaatatcataccattgtggagagttatgttcgtctaacaatttGAGGGCTAACCATGTTACTCTGCCGTGGTCCATGTCGAATAATTACACGACGGTTTATTTCGTTACataattaaacataattaaaaaaattattaattagaattttgGTAGTTTATAAATCCACTAGACACAACTtgtctttattattattttttatttgtgtcagtttactttaatttttagtctcttatataaattagttatggataatagttttaattatttaattttagttttttttataaaattcaaaatgtaGATATAATCAAGGAGTAGGTATCTTATTTTCActtctattttaatattatttaaaaaaaagaaaaaaaagaactttttaCCGTATCGGAGAGGCGGCCTGAATTACGCCGGTCCGGCGGCGCGAATGTTGACCGAGACAGAGTCGCCGAATATTCAACGTTAAAACCGCGTCATTTCAAGTTGCGTCGCTAGCTGACTTTGTTTTACCAGTTTTGACAATGAAACGCCCGCGTTCTGTTCTTATCCTCCTTCGTTTACTTAGAAGTTTCCTGATTCAAGAGCAAATAGGAATTTGGTTATAAATTCACTGCCTTCTTTGTTTGGACAGAATCCAAATTTGAAGacttcctctgtttcttcttcacctcAAATCTCTGATCTTCAATGGATTTCTTCGGCAAAGCCAAGACCGTCCGTCTCCGTAGCCACCACGACAAGTACCTCGTCGCCAACGACGATGAGGAGTCTGTCAACCAAGACCGTGGCGGATCCTCCAATACAGCTCGCTGGTCAGTCGAGCTTACATCCGGCGCCTCCTCTGATTCTATAATCCGTCTCAAAAGCTGCTACGGCAAATACCTCACTGCTAGCAATCTCCCTTTCTTGCTCGGAATGACCGGCCGGAAAGTGCTTCAAACCCTTCCCCGACGACTCGATTCCTCCGTCGAATGGGAACCCATCAGAGAAGGGTCACAGGTCAAGTTGAAAACCCGATATGGGAACTTCTTAAGAGCCAATGGGGGTCTACCGCCATGGCGAAACTCGGTCACCCATGATATTCCGAGTCGATCCGCTACACAGGATTGGATCCTCTGGGACATCGATGTTGTTGAGATTCAAGTTCAGTCTTTTATTCGTAAAGCTCCCACGATTGAGCATATGGATTCTCTGGATTTCAATCCCGGCTCGCCCCCTTCTACATCAGGCAAACCGGCGCATTACTCTAGACTTGAGGTATGAGATCTCTACAAAAAACTTCCTTCAATGcatcattttttcttcctgTTCTTCAAATTCTGTTCTTCAAATTCTGATCCCTattttttgtgggttttctTGTAGTCTACTGATTCAACAATCAGTGTACCTCCCAAATCTGAAGGAAGGACTGTTTACTATCATGTGGCTGATGAAAGTGGAGAAGTGGATGAAGATACAGTGGAGGGTTCTTGTTTTACATTCAAAGGAAGTGGGGTGGAGGGCCTGACTCGTAAACTGGAGGAAGAAACAGGGATTGAAGATATCATCGTGTGCACTCGCAACCCATTGAATGGAAATCTTTATCCCCTTCGCCTGCAACTTCCTCCCAACAATGCTACCATGCATGTGGTGGCTGTTCCCGAGTCATCAAAATGTGAGATAGCTTCAAACCTTTTCCTGTTGAGTTTGTCTCTAAGTTGGCCCTACTGGTTTTGACCTTTTTCCTTAACATCTTGgctatcttttgtttttcagtGGGGCAGGAGTTTGCAAAGCAACGTTTATTATGAACTCAGACAAGTCTCAGACCTTGGTTCAGACTCACTCAGATTCTtcgttgttttttcttttggctaCACAGGAATAGTTACAACAAAAGGGTGTTTAAAGCCATATGTGTAGTCTTCCATGGATTGCAGCTAAATTCAGGAAGCTTTTTGTGTAATTGATATTCAAAGCTGTTCTTGAACTGCCATAGGAAGGGAGATAGTTCTTGCAGTCTTGACTTTAAGGCAGAGTTTTTGGAAAGGTTCCAAGTGCTTTTAATTCATGTTGACTTGGCATATCATtgaattatttcatttctgaACAGTTCCAACCTGCACTTTTCAAACAATTGAATAACTTTATTGGCTGATCTACACAGAAATCACCAAATGTTCATACAGGAATACGTCCCATTCttaaaatgatgaaatctATTA is drawn from Cucurbita pepo subsp. pepo cultivar mu-cu-16 chromosome LG09, ASM280686v2, whole genome shotgun sequence and contains these coding sequences:
- the LOC111801388 gene encoding LEAF RUST 10 DISEASE-RESISTANCE LOCUS RECEPTOR-LIKE PROTEIN KINASE-like 1.5, whose amino-acid sequence is MPSPPSSVTVSAVVLFLLHLSPLFSTADPSISPCPPFSSNPVFPFSSLPGHGHPSFQVRCSSPHSVLTINGISFSLLSFNTTSTTLLLSPLPHNATSTSHGSNHRCLSRFSSIPSRSINLSGSPFRISDGYCSRLSLLIPCSPPHLPNCSHCPWECSLIKKPLNLLHGCGVQHQSFLEQGCQGEVLEYLDRILRLGLEIEWDTDQDPFFIKCTDCKAKNGVCGFNSSDPDRHFICYHAQTRYTYPNRIAIFSSVFALMCLLLVVAVTTAFFRSRWLRSLAIEVDPTAQFLSRHRSPNLLPPVFPYEELESSTNRFDPKRKLGDGGFGSVYLGQLNDGRLVAVKYLHKHHAAAPSGRAFFTKSFCNEILILSSINHPNLVRLHGYCSDPRGLILVYDYVPNGTLADHLHGCNSLYRKGSLSWQVRIDIALQIAMAMEYLHFSVVPPIVHRDITSSNIFMEKDMRIKVGDFGLSRLLVFSDTTSASSGYVCTGPQGTPGYLDPDYHRSFRLTEKSDVYSFGVVLLELISGLKAVDQSRERREMTLADLVVSKIQMGQLHQVVDSVLGIDGEVINGVEAMAELAFRCVAADKDDRPNAKEIVEELRRIRNCCSRGGVRSSISN
- the LOC111801548 gene encoding uncharacterized protein LOC111801548 codes for the protein MDFFGKAKTVRLRSHHDKYLVANDDEESVNQDRGGSSNTARWSVELTSGASSDSIIRLKSCYGKYLTASNLPFLLGMTGRKVLQTLPRRLDSSVEWEPIREGSQVKLKTRYGNFLRANGGLPPWRNSVTHDIPSRSATQDWILWDIDVVEIQVQSFIRKAPTIEHMDSLDFNPGSPPSTSGKPAHYSRLESTDSTISVPPKSEGRTVYYHVADESGEVDEDTVEGSCFTFKGSGVEGLTRKLEEETGIEDIIVCTRNPLNGNLYPLRLQLPPNNATMHVVAVPESSKLGQEFAKQRLL